The following proteins are co-located in the Anomalospiza imberbis isolate Cuckoo-Finch-1a 21T00152 chromosome Z, ASM3175350v1, whole genome shotgun sequence genome:
- the LOC137464534 gene encoding inositol 1,4,5-trisphosphate receptor-interacting protein-like 1 isoform X2 yields MSPTVAFILALLATHAGQKVNLQIEKDDAKWMLKCEEYLHQEMIWLLQDIEGNSGIMEALLCSALEKQWLLWVGAAALVLVLAMGCCLVRSRKRGSASRRRQAGSSSKEEGLPSTKVLQELVDELLAVCRVLSQRNFTPELHPAAVMDTSPTACSVQENSSTYRTLVILRPPPGHYFSLESTKRPPARHIRVALECLCSGEQLLGHRCFLHASGGQLPRDQEWYLMDTLCTGSYSDPEKVTRWVQTLLASTWLLLPHSRHCQLTALPSGKSCSFWLSGAFGLHCSIEMALAVQRGSSGAYLSPE; encoded by the exons ATGTCTCCAACGGTGGCCTTCATCCTGGCCCTGTTAGCCACCCACGCTGGGCAGAAGGTGAATCTCCAAATTGAAAAGGATGATGCCAAATGGATGCTGAAGTGTGAGGAATATTTGCACCAGGAGATGATTTGGCTCCTGCAGGATATTGAGGGGAACAGTGGCATCATGGAAGCCCTACTCTGTTCTGCACTGGAAAAGCAGTGGCTTCTTTGGGTCGGTGCAGCAGCCCTGGTTCTGGTTCTTGCCATGGGCTGCTGTCTGGTCAGGAGCAGAAAGCgtggctctgccagcaggaggaggcaggCGGGATCCAGCAGCAAAGAGGAG GGCCTGCCCAGCACAaaggtgctgcaggagctggtggaCGAGCTCCTCGCTGTCTGCCGAGTGCTCTCCCAGAGGAACTTCACGCCGGAGCTGCACCCAGCTGCTGTGATGGACACCAGCCCCACAGCCTGCAGCGTCCAGGAGAACAGCAGCACCTACCGCACGCTGGTCATCCTGCGGCCACCGCCAGGCCACTacttcagcctggagagcacGAAGCGGCCGCCAGCCAGGCACATCCGTGTGGCgctggagtgcctgtgctccggggagcagctgctggggcaccGGTGCTTTCTCCACGCCTCTGGTGGCCAGCTGCCCAGGGATCAGGAGTGGTACCTGATGGACACCCTCTGCACGGGCTCATACTCGGACCCAGAGAAAGTCACCCGCTGGGTGCAAACGTTGTTGGCGTCaacctggctgctcctgccgcACTCGCGCCACTGCCAGCTCACGGCGCTGCCCTCCGGCAAATCCTGCAGCTTCTGGCTGAGCGGCGCCTTTGGCCTGCACTGCAGCATCGAGATGGCTCTGGCCGTGCAGCGAGGTAGCTCAGGTGCCTACCTGAGCCCTGAGTAG
- the LOC137464534 gene encoding inositol 1,4,5-trisphosphate receptor-interacting protein-like 1 isoform X1, translating to MSPTVAFILALLATHAGQKVNLQIEKDDAKWMLKCEEYLHQEMIWLLQDIEGNSGIMEALLCSALEKQWLLWVGAAALVLVLAMGCCLVRSRKRGSASRRRQAGSSSKEEQGLPSTKVLQELVDELLAVCRVLSQRNFTPELHPAAVMDTSPTACSVQENSSTYRTLVILRPPPGHYFSLESTKRPPARHIRVALECLCSGEQLLGHRCFLHASGGQLPRDQEWYLMDTLCTGSYSDPEKVTRWVQTLLASTWLLLPHSRHCQLTALPSGKSCSFWLSGAFGLHCSIEMALAVQRGSSGAYLSPE from the exons ATGTCTCCAACGGTGGCCTTCATCCTGGCCCTGTTAGCCACCCACGCTGGGCAGAAGGTGAATCTCCAAATTGAAAAGGATGATGCCAAATGGATGCTGAAGTGTGAGGAATATTTGCACCAGGAGATGATTTGGCTCCTGCAGGATATTGAGGGGAACAGTGGCATCATGGAAGCCCTACTCTGTTCTGCACTGGAAAAGCAGTGGCTTCTTTGGGTCGGTGCAGCAGCCCTGGTTCTGGTTCTTGCCATGGGCTGCTGTCTGGTCAGGAGCAGAAAGCgtggctctgccagcaggaggaggcaggCGGGATCCAGCAGCAAAGAGGAG caGGGCCTGCCCAGCACAaaggtgctgcaggagctggtggaCGAGCTCCTCGCTGTCTGCCGAGTGCTCTCCCAGAGGAACTTCACGCCGGAGCTGCACCCAGCTGCTGTGATGGACACCAGCCCCACAGCCTGCAGCGTCCAGGAGAACAGCAGCACCTACCGCACGCTGGTCATCCTGCGGCCACCGCCAGGCCACTacttcagcctggagagcacGAAGCGGCCGCCAGCCAGGCACATCCGTGTGGCgctggagtgcctgtgctccggggagcagctgctggggcaccGGTGCTTTCTCCACGCCTCTGGTGGCCAGCTGCCCAGGGATCAGGAGTGGTACCTGATGGACACCCTCTGCACGGGCTCATACTCGGACCCAGAGAAAGTCACCCGCTGGGTGCAAACGTTGTTGGCGTCaacctggctgctcctgccgcACTCGCGCCACTGCCAGCTCACGGCGCTGCCCTCCGGCAAATCCTGCAGCTTCTGGCTGAGCGGCGCCTTTGGCCTGCACTGCAGCATCGAGATGGCTCTGGCCGTGCAGCGAGGTAGCTCAGGTGCCTACCTGAGCCCTGAGTAG